In the genome of Pseudomonadota bacterium, the window GGATGCACCCATTGTCTTCACAACTATGGTTCAGTTTCTCGATGTCCTCTTCAGCGGCGGGACTCGCGGGGCCAGGCGGATGCACCAGCTGGCAAATTCGATACTGATTTTTGATGAAATTCAGACCCTGCCGATCAATTGTGTTCATCTATTCTGCAACGCCGTTAATTTTCTGGCTTCACCACAGGTAGGAACCACGGTTGTCCTTTGTACTGCGACCCAACCTTTGCTCGATAAGCTGAAGTCACCCGACAAAGGGCAATTGTTCATTCCTAAGGGAAATGAGCTTGTTGAAGACGTTGTCGGCTTGTTCGGGCAACTCAAAAGGGTGACAATCAGCAACAAGGTCCGCCCGGTCGGTTGGACTGAATCCGAGTTGACCGAGTTGGCGGTTAATGAATATGAGCAAAAGGGCAGTTGCCTCGTCGTGGTCAACACCAAAAAATGGGCGCAGCTCCTTTACGAATCCTGCCAGGGCAAAGTTGAACCGGGAAGTATCTTTCACCTCAGTACCAGTCTCTGTCCGGCCCACCGCAAGGTGATTCTGGATCAGGTCCGGCAACGCTTGGATGATGACTTGCCGGTGCTCTGCATCAGCACTCAATTAATCGAAGCCGGGGTTGATGTGGATTTTGCCTCGGTTATCCGCTTCCTTGCCGGTTTGGATTCCATTGCCCAAGCGGCTGGGAGATGCAATCGAAACGGAAGATTGCCACAGGCAACCGTGCATGTCGTCAACCCTTGGGAAGAAGCAATCGAGATGCTCCACGATATCAAGGAAGGCCGTGATAAAGCCTTGCGTGTCTTGTCGGAAAAAGATGGTACCGATCTGTTGGACCCGGAAGTGATGAGTCTGTATTTCTCCTATTATTTTTACAGTCGGGCCGATGAGATGGTTTATCCAATTAAAGCCAGTCTAGCAGGCCGAGATGACAGTTTGCTAAGCCTGCTCAGTGACAATTCCAGAAACATCGGCAGGGTCAAAAATGCCCTGAAACTTCAGCAGTCTTTCAAAACAGCAGGGAAAATTTTTCAGGCGATTGATGCCCCGACCGAGGCAGTCATCGTGCCCTATGGTGAAGGTGTGAAAATCATTGCCGGACTCTGTGCCGTACCGGAACCGGCAGAGGCTTACCAATTGCTCAAACGCGCCCAGAAGTTCAGCGTGAATGTGTTTCCCAATATCATGCGGAAGTTGAAAGAAGCGAAGGCTGTAAGACCGGTGCAGCAGGGTGAAGAAATTTATTATCTTGACGAGCGTCACTACAGTCAGGATTTTGGGCTATCCACAGAAGAAGTCAGTACTATGAAATTCCAGAATGCCTAAGGAGGAGAGAGGGATGAAAAACGATATCAGTTTCCGGTTATGGGGGCGGTATGCGCTGTTTACCGACCCGGTAACCAAAACCGGCGGGGAAAAATGCTCCTACCATGTCCCCACCTACGAGGCCATCAAAGGGGCGTTGAAGTCCATCTACTGGAAACCGACCATTATCTGGCACGTTGACAAGGTCCGGATCATGAAACCGCTCCGCACCCAGACAAAAGGAACCAAGCCCTTGGTCTGGGGTGGTGGCAACAGTCTGGCGATTTATACCTTTCTCCATGATGTGGAATACCAGGTCCAGGCGCATTTCGAATGGAATGAGCATCAACCGGCACTTAAAAAGGATCGCATCGATGGCAAGCATTTCAGCATCATCAAAAGAACGCTGGAAAAGGGAGGGCGGCAGGATATCTTCCTTGGCACCCGTGATTGCCAGGGGTATGTGGAACCCTGTCCGTTTGGCGCTGGGAAAAGCCCCTATGATGAAATCGATGAACTCGGTTTTGGTTTGATGTTCCACGGATTCGATTACCCGGATGAAACAGGAAAGGAAGAACTGCACAGTCGTTTCTGGCGTGCCACCATGCAAAAAGGGATTCTTGAATTTCCAAGGCCGGAAGAGTGCGAGATTCGTCGTTTCGTCCGCAAAATGATTCCCAAGGAATTTGGTATGGGTGAGAATGTATTACCTGTTGAACAGGAAGAGGCATTGTTATGAGCTGGCTTGCGAAGTTGTATGAAACCTATGATGGAATTGAGGGGCTTCACGATACTAAAGTGGGTAATACCTTATGGCCGATGTCACATTTCGTAAAAAATGCTCATATCGAGGTTGTCGTTGATATAGAAGGGAACTTTCAGGCAGGACGGGCAAAAATTTTAAATGGGAAGGACGGTCCAACCCTTATTCCGGCAACGGAAGCTTCTGCTGGAAGAGCAGGCGCAAAAATCGCACCACACCCCTTATGCGAAGAGATTGGATATTGTGCGGCAGATTATCCAAAAGCGAATCTTGAAAAAACTACCGCCTACTTGACACAGCTAAATGATTGGGCAGGTTCAACATGGACCCACCCAAAAGTGAAGGCAATCTATAAATACCTTGCTAAACAAAAACTTTGGTCTGATTTGTCGAGTCAATTTGAATTTCCTTTGAAGGTTGAAAAAGCTGATGGCACAAGCCTAAAAATTCCGGCAGAAAAAGTGTTCATAAGATGGAGCGTTGATGAGGTTGGAAATCCGATCCATGGAACGTGGCAAGATGATGAATTAATAAATGCTTGGATTGCTTATGATAGAAAGAATAACAACAAAAGAGGATTTTGCCATGTCCTTGGAGGAGAAGCAAGAATAGCCTCTAATCATCCTCGGTTTATAAGGTGGCCTGGGGATGGAGCAAAGATAGTT includes:
- the cas3 gene encoding CRISPR-associated helicase Cas3' → MKSNRFIAHHRKFDQTAQTVREHLEGVCGTCRDLAEKIGVPSAGELLGLLHDFGKYSKQFQTYIQSATGMLNPDVDDEYVDATSLRGRIDHSSSGAQWIWENFRRYGPQGELAGQILALCLASHHGGLIDCLKPGGENGFAARMRKDDAKTHLQECIGSIDSEVFKRLNLLATPNLIQNCSQQILKLVDPGKKQSDIVKHFNIGMWVRFLFSCLIDADRINSADFENPDNEKLRPQDRVNWPVAIDRLEIKLSNLPIRHAIDSIRRNISDQCKARASDPRGIYTLTVPTGGGKTYSSIRYALHHAQKHNLDRIIYIIPYTSIIEQNAQAVRDILEVEGDHFPWVLEHHSNLEPERQTWRDKLIAENWDAPIVFTTMVQFLDVLFSGGTRGARRMHQLANSILIFDEIQTLPINCVHLFCNAVNFLASPQVGTTVVLCTATQPLLDKLKSPDKGQLFIPKGNELVEDVVGLFGQLKRVTISNKVRPVGWTESELTELAVNEYEQKGSCLVVVNTKKWAQLLYESCQGKVEPGSIFHLSTSLCPAHRKVILDQVRQRLDDDLPVLCISTQLIEAGVDVDFASVIRFLAGLDSIAQAAGRCNRNGRLPQATVHVVNPWEEAIEMLHDIKEGRDKALRVLSEKDGTDLLDPEVMSLYFSYYFYSRADEMVYPIKASLAGRDDSLLSLLSDNSRNIGRVKNALKLQQSFKTAGKIFQAIDAPTEAVIVPYGEGVKIIAGLCAVPEPAEAYQLLKRAQKFSVNVFPNIMRKLKEAKAVRPVQQGEEIYYLDERHYSQDFGLSTEEVSTMKFQNA
- the cas5c gene encoding type I-C CRISPR-associated protein Cas5c codes for the protein MKNDISFRLWGRYALFTDPVTKTGGEKCSYHVPTYEAIKGALKSIYWKPTIIWHVDKVRIMKPLRTQTKGTKPLVWGGGNSLAIYTFLHDVEYQVQAHFEWNEHQPALKKDRIDGKHFSIIKRTLEKGGRQDIFLGTRDCQGYVEPCPFGAGKSPYDEIDELGFGLMFHGFDYPDETGKEELHSRFWRATMQKGILEFPRPEECEIRRFVRKMIPKEFGMGENVLPVEQEEALL